In one Silene latifolia isolate original U9 population chromosome 10, ASM4854445v1, whole genome shotgun sequence genomic region, the following are encoded:
- the LOC141608318 gene encoding F-box/kelch-repeat protein At3g23880-like, translating into MEGQNKDDDEDPVQHTEQKELPYDIIREMILPRLPMRSIVRFKSVSKLWYSTLSYSRFSFAQLKFHQSSTTESLLIRNGNDKFKIMSYDQNGEIDLVNVKVDFDVGDEDMVLVGTCNGLVCLGSNSGRLFIVWNPITCQLGKYLETEISDTFGPKCLVYWGFGCVSTGDDYKIVRLCMDMSSHSLTVHVYSIKLDTWRVINNDHAFDFTSSQLSYPMFTRITGLFVNETLYWRLPGTICSVNLSTEKLDTIRHLEVIATPLSFVTSDNMLFVVNGCLSSYGTCLRDDDRNIFTILKSLEVTEQIIVPTDDNLVQLDLDFVAENFLRPTRCCNGLICLTAFSGKYFALWNPATRKLRKYASDGALNCSYQYVVISSGFGYVSAVDDYKYVRILRGGNGNGNICRIFSLRENKWRKIEFGDDPFLLFRCTVRVDDKLYI; encoded by the exons ATGGAAGGTCAAAACAAGGACGATGATGAAGATCCCGTACAACATACAGAGCAAAAAGAGCTGCCATATGATATTATAAGGGAGATGATATTACCAAGATTGCCTATGAGGTCCATTGTTCGATTCAAGTCCGTTTCCAAACTCTGGTATTCTACTCTCTCTTATTCTCGCTTCTCTTTTGCACAGTTGAAATTTCACCAATCTTCAACTACAGAATCCTTACTCATTCGAAACGGCAACGACAAATTCAAGATTATGTCTTATGATCAAAATGGCGAAATTGACTTGGTTAACGTAAAAGTTGACTTTGATGTAGGCGATGAGGATATGGTTTTGGTGGGTACTTGTAATGGGTTGGTTTGTTTAGGATCGAATTCTGGTCGTTTGTTTATTGTATGGAATCCAATAACCTGCCAGTTAGGCAAATACTTGGAAACTGAAATCTCTGACACTTTTGGACCAAAATGTTTGGTTTATTGGGGATTTGGGTGTGTTTCGACTGGTGACGACTACAAGATTGTTCGGTTATGTATGGATATGTCTAGTCATTCTTTAACAGTTCATGTCTACTCGATTAAGTTAGATACATGGAGAGTAATCAATAACGACCACGCTTTTGATTTTACGTCGTCTCAATTGAGTTATCCAATGTTCACACGTATAACAGGATTATTCGTCAATGAGACATTATATTGGAGGTTGCCCGGGACAATTTGTTCCGTCAATTTATCGACTGAGAAGCTTGACACAATTCGACACCTTGAGGTAATAGCGACGCCATTGTCATTCGTTACGTCTGATAACATGTTATTTGTCGTAAATGGGTGCTTATCTTCGTATGGTACATGTCTTAGAGATGATGATCGTAATATTTTTACTATTTTGAAAAGCCTGGAGGTGACTGAACAAATCATTGTTCCTACGGAT GATAATTTGGTTCAGTTAGATCTCGACTTTGTCGCGGAAAACTTTCTGAGGCCTACTAGATGCTGCAATGGGTTAATTTGTTTAACCGCGTTTTCTGGTAAATACTTCGCTTTATGGAATCCGGCTACCCGTAAACTGCGGAAATATGCATCAGATGGGGCTTTGAATTGTTCTTATCAGTACGTTGTTATATCCTCTGGATTTGGGTATGTATCCGCTGTTGACGACTACAAATATGTTCGAATTTTGAGAGgcggaaatggaaatggaaatataTGTCGTATCTTCTCTCTCAGGGAAAATAAATGGAGAAAAATTGAATTTGGTGATGATCCTTTCCTTCTTTTTAGATGCACAGTGCGTGTCGATGATAAATTATATATCTGA